A portion of the Pseudomonadota bacterium genome contains these proteins:
- a CDS encoding ester cyclase, which yields MSDYRAATHTFLNTLIRAPESVLDDLVAEHLDADCVWDVSHPINQLVGPKAVLEGFIRPLRSALTRLQRRDEVFIGGDNRREEGGRWVASVTHYLGNFDAPFLGIRPSNHMMMLRSGEFYRLDGGKITKARIIIDVPDMMRQAGLDPFGMSYGLETMFPGPATHDGVLPEGGPELGSQSLDIVEGMLADLHKFDPTNFSSTNQTGAHGYWHEDMLWYGPAGIGSNYLWEGFVKDHREAFLRAFPDRKGGNHFCRIGDGNYAAISGWPSMTMTFQGEYLGVKGDGRPLTLRVMDFYRCADGKIMENWVLLDYNDLMAQMGIDLIARSQESEAA from the coding sequence ATGTCCGACTATCGCGCAGCGACACATACCTTTCTCAATACTCTTATCCGCGCCCCGGAAAGCGTACTCGATGATTTGGTGGCTGAGCATCTCGACGCCGATTGCGTCTGGGATGTTTCGCACCCGATCAACCAGTTGGTCGGCCCGAAGGCTGTGCTCGAAGGCTTCATTCGACCGCTTCGCAGTGCGCTCACCCGCCTGCAGCGACGTGATGAAGTTTTTATCGGAGGCGACAACCGGCGGGAGGAAGGCGGTCGCTGGGTTGCGTCCGTGACCCACTATCTGGGGAACTTCGATGCACCGTTTCTGGGCATCCGGCCGTCCAACCACATGATGATGTTGCGTTCCGGCGAGTTTTACCGGCTCGATGGCGGCAAGATCACCAAGGCACGGATCATCATTGATGTGCCCGATATGATGCGGCAGGCCGGTCTCGATCCCTTTGGCATGTCTTACGGCCTTGAGACCATGTTCCCAGGTCCGGCAACACACGATGGCGTTTTGCCGGAAGGTGGACCTGAGCTTGGCAGTCAATCACTAGACATCGTTGAGGGTATGTTGGCTGACCTGCACAAATTTGATCCAACGAACTTTTCGTCCACCAATCAAACAGGCGCCCATGGCTACTGGCACGAAGACATGCTGTGGTACGGCCCCGCTGGGATCGGCTCAAATTACCTTTGGGAGGGCTTTGTCAAAGACCATCGCGAAGCGTTTCTAAGAGCCTTCCCAGACCGCAAAGGTGGGAACCATTTCTGCCGAATTGGTGACGGCAATTATGCCGCCATCTCCGGCTGGCCATCGATGACCATGACCTTTCAGGGCGAATATCTCGGTGTGAAGGGTGATGGTCGCCCCCTCACATTACGCGTGATGGATTTCTACCGCTGCGCTGACGGCAAAATCATGGAGAACTGGGTTTTACTCGACTACAATGATCTCATGGCGCAGATGGGCATCGATTTGATTGCACGCAGCCAGGAGAGCGAGGCCGCCTAG
- a CDS encoding sugar ABC transporter permease — translation MKHKTFFWFILPTLSAMVLFIAFPIVSVVIQSLHVEHEQVLITVQNCGPFGCEDTVTVDQEATEALREAAPLGQFNGLGTYTNRAHLAFAELGEAWNTTETWGEFWTRVMSLPFYAALAFTLTFTFVVTPFVLVLGLAIAVGVNNLPKIYKGPTIFLSLLPMMVPPVVGSLIILWMVDAEGIIGATIQNIFNDPSLSVRASAPLMWIMLIVYGIWSSIPFSFIVFYAGLQTVPEDTMEAAQIDGATKWERMRYVVVPHLMPLVVFITLIQLMDNFRVFEPIVSFQAGAFAQSLSTIIFNDLRASGNPLYGSAGATSILTILGVVILLSPVLVQTYRDFTRKSTH, via the coding sequence ATGAAACATAAGACATTTTTCTGGTTCATCCTGCCGACCTTATCGGCGATGGTGCTGTTCATTGCGTTCCCCATCGTGTCGGTGGTCATCCAGTCGCTCCACGTCGAGCACGAACAGGTTTTGATAACAGTTCAAAACTGCGGCCCGTTTGGCTGCGAGGATACCGTGACGGTTGATCAGGAAGCGACGGAAGCGCTCCGTGAAGCAGCGCCGCTTGGCCAGTTCAATGGCCTGGGGACCTACACCAACCGCGCGCACCTTGCCTTTGCTGAGTTGGGCGAAGCGTGGAACACGACCGAAACGTGGGGTGAGTTTTGGACCCGTGTGATGAGCTTGCCATTCTACGCGGCGCTCGCCTTCACATTGACCTTCACGTTTGTGGTCACGCCTTTTGTGCTGGTTTTGGGTCTCGCCATCGCGGTGGGTGTCAACAATCTGCCCAAGATTTACAAAGGCCCAACGATCTTTCTGTCGCTGTTGCCGATGATGGTTCCGCCGGTGGTCGGCTCGCTGATCATTCTTTGGATGGTCGACGCGGAAGGCATAATCGGCGCCACGATCCAAAATATTTTCAATGATCCTTCCCTGAGTGTTCGGGCATCGGCACCGCTGATGTGGATCATGTTGATCGTCTACGGCATCTGGTCATCAATCCCGTTCAGCTTTATCGTCTTCTACGCAGGTCTGCAGACTGTTCCGGAAGATACGATGGAAGCGGCGCAGATTGATGGCGCGACCAAGTGGGAGCGGATGCGCTACGTGGTCGTGCCGCACCTCATGCCGCTGGTCGTGTTCATCACGCTTATCCAGCTGATGGATAATTTCCGCGTCTTTGAACCGATTGTCAGTTTTCAGGCGGGCGCCTTCGCACAATCGCTCAGCACGATTATCTTCAACGATCTCCGAGCCTCCGGGAACCCGCTGTATGGATCGGCTGGCGCGACCTCGATCCTGACCATCCTTGGCGTGGTCATTCTGCTCTCCCCAGTATTGGTGCAGACCTACCGCGACTTCACGCGCAAATCGACCCACTAG
- the ugpC gene encoding sn-glycerol-3-phosphate ABC transporter ATP-binding protein UgpC has product MAEIVLRNVCKRWGSFVGVDNFDLTIGDREFLVLLGPSGCGKTTTMRMIAGLEDATSGDIEIAGERVNDLDPKDRDISMVFQSYALYPNMNVYENIRFPLKVRKIPQDEHDARVRKASAMVELDEFLHRRPAELSGGQRQRVALARAIVRQPNVFLMDEPLSNLDAKLRVSTRAQIKNLSHELAVTTVYVTHDQIEAMTLADRVVVMKKGVVQQVGTPTDIYDNPANTFVASFIGNPAMNLIEGSVSGGVFTAENVEIGGLSAPDGAVTLGFRAEDATVVESGGQINAPIYTLELLGDATMVTVRIGGALVSVRADKNFSAAIDETVSIAVPDNICHVFDGDSGERVRA; this is encoded by the coding sequence ATGGCAGAGATCGTCCTGCGCAATGTCTGCAAACGATGGGGATCGTTTGTTGGTGTTGATAACTTCGATTTGACAATCGGCGACCGTGAATTTCTCGTCCTTCTGGGTCCATCGGGTTGCGGCAAGACAACCACCATGCGGATGATTGCGGGTCTTGAAGACGCAACCTCCGGGGATATCGAGATTGCTGGCGAGCGGGTGAATGACCTCGACCCCAAGGATCGCGACATTTCGATGGTGTTCCAAAGCTACGCGCTTTACCCGAATATGAATGTTTACGAGAACATCCGCTTTCCCTTGAAGGTTCGGAAGATACCACAGGACGAGCACGACGCGCGGGTGCGCAAAGCGAGCGCGATGGTCGAGCTGGATGAATTCTTGCACCGTCGGCCGGCCGAGCTTTCTGGCGGTCAGCGGCAGCGCGTCGCTTTGGCCCGTGCAATCGTTCGCCAGCCAAACGTCTTCCTTATGGACGAGCCGTTATCGAACCTCGACGCGAAACTGCGGGTCTCGACCCGCGCGCAGATCAAAAACCTCAGCCACGAGTTGGCGGTTACCACCGTCTACGTCACCCATGACCAAATCGAGGCGATGACGCTGGCCGATCGTGTCGTGGTGATGAAGAAGGGCGTCGTCCAACAGGTGGGCACCCCGACCGATATTTACGACAATCCAGCCAACACGTTCGTTGCCAGCTTCATTGGCAACCCAGCCATGAACCTCATCGAAGGGTCCGTTTCAGGCGGAGTTTTCACGGCGGAAAACGTTGAAATCGGCGGCCTTTCCGCGCCCGATGGTGCCGTTACTTTGGGCTTCCGCGCCGAAGACGCGACAGTTGTGGAATCTGGCGGCCAGATCAACGCCCCCATCTACACGCTCGAGCTCTTGGGCGACGCCACCATGGTCACGGTCCGCATCGGCGGCGCCCTGGTCAGCGTGCGGGCGGACAAAAACTTTTCAGCGGCCATCGACGAAACGGTTTCGATCGCTGTGCCGGACAACATTTGCCATGTTTTCGATGGCGATAGCGGTGAGCGCGTACGCGCTTAA
- a CDS encoding extracellular solute-binding protein: protein MNVKTLALSAAMVGLMAPAAYAQSCGPEGQSVRILANDFPAIQAVVGAAEEACASSASEFVRNHTNESRNIMNAALTPDPAEYTGVVVANATLTQLMNDGLLRPLNDLVAEYGENIPSNLQISIGGDVMAIAFMANSQHLYVRTDVLEEAGVSDIPTTYGELIAAAEAIREAGIMEHPIVINAQVGWNLAELFNTVYMAHGGQFFEPGSAVPSINSEAGVATLETMAALAEFANPDYLSQASNETQATWEAGQAALGLMWGSRGNALLDDEGSTADITGSTVLAAAPVVEGVGIPGATLWWDGFTIAANVPDEEAEASFAALATALNPEMVMANNDDAVWLLEGFEPGPAAAGVAATAQAGARPYPMVPQMGLLHTALGNELSDFMQGTESAEQALADVEAAYTTAATEQGFLE, encoded by the coding sequence ATGAACGTCAAGACACTCGCCCTATCAGCCGCAATGGTCGGTTTGATGGCGCCAGCTGCCTATGCACAAAGCTGCGGGCCCGAAGGGCAATCCGTGCGCATTCTGGCAAACGACTTTCCAGCCATCCAGGCGGTGGTAGGCGCTGCGGAGGAGGCCTGCGCCTCCAGCGCGTCGGAATTCGTTCGCAACCATACAAATGAGTCGCGCAATATCATGAATGCCGCTCTCACGCCGGACCCGGCAGAGTACACAGGCGTGGTGGTTGCGAACGCGACGCTGACGCAGCTGATGAATGACGGTTTGCTTCGGCCGCTCAACGATTTGGTGGCCGAGTATGGCGAGAATATTCCGTCGAACCTGCAGATTTCCATCGGCGGCGACGTGATGGCGATTGCCTTTATGGCCAACTCGCAGCACCTGTATGTTCGGACCGATGTGCTTGAAGAGGCGGGCGTTTCGGACATCCCGACCACGTATGGAGAGTTGATCGCTGCGGCTGAGGCCATCCGTGAGGCTGGCATCATGGAACACCCTATCGTGATCAACGCACAAGTTGGCTGGAACCTCGCTGAGCTGTTCAACACGGTCTACATGGCCCACGGCGGTCAGTTTTTCGAGCCCGGGTCTGCTGTGCCGTCCATCAACAGCGAGGCCGGTGTTGCAACGCTGGAAACCATGGCTGCGCTGGCTGAGTTCGCCAACCCTGACTATCTGAGTCAGGCGTCAAACGAGACGCAAGCGACTTGGGAAGCAGGTCAGGCGGCCCTTGGGCTCATGTGGGGCTCGCGTGGCAATGCTCTTCTTGACGATGAAGGCTCAACAGCCGACATCACAGGCAGCACTGTGCTTGCAGCTGCACCGGTGGTAGAGGGCGTCGGCATCCCCGGCGCGACCTTGTGGTGGGATGGCTTCACCATCGCAGCCAATGTGCCCGATGAAGAAGCGGAAGCATCGTTTGCCGCCCTCGCCACCGCGCTCAACCCTGAAATGGTGATGGCGAATAATGATGATGCGGTGTGGCTGCTGGAAGGTTTCGAACCGGGTCCAGCGGCTGCAGGCGTGGCTGCCACTGCGCAAGCCGGCGCCCGGCCATACCCGATGGTTCCGCAGATGGGTCTGTTGCACACCGCGCTGGGCAACGAGCTTTCTGACTTTATGCAGGGCACGGAATCAGCCGAGCAGGCACTGGCTGACGTTGAGGCTGCCTACACGACGGCTGCGACTGAACAAGGTTTCCTCGAGTAA